One stretch of Schizosaccharomyces pombe strain 972h- genome assembly, chromosome: III DNA includes these proteins:
- the toa2 gene encoding transcription factor TFIIA complex small subunit toa2: MSQYYELYRRSSIGISLTDALDDLISQGKISPQLAMKVLFNFDKSMTEALAEKVRSRLTFKGHLDTYRFCDEVWTFIIKNPSFRFDNETVTSNKIRIVACATRDSSANR; this comes from the exons ATGTCGCAGTATTACGAGCTTTATAGGCGTAGCAG CATAGg AATTTCGCTTACGGATGCTCTTGATGATTTAATTTCACAGGGAAAAATATCTCCTCAACTAGCGatgaaagttttatttaac TTTGACAAAAGCATGACTGAGGCATTAGCGGAGAAGGTCCGCTCTCGTTTAACATTCAAGGGTCATTTGGATACATATCGGTTTTGCGACGAGGTTTGGACGtttatcataaaaaatCCTAGCTTTCGATTTGATAACGAAACTGTTACTAGCAACAAAATTCGTATAGTCGCATGTGCAACTCGTGATTCTTCAGCCAACCGTTAA
- the knh3 gene encoding protein knh3 → MLFKISFLALIASALAMSINSPTNGDTWQTNGEEQITWNVVSTDEPSAALYLTNFAVYPTVTQYLDTVDTSTGSYTTNTTNWPTGQGFQINMAYPGRPEQIYAQSQQFNIVEGAASSSSSSSSSSSSLVSSTTSSSSSATPSTTSSSSSSSSSSSSSSSKSSSSSSKSSSRSSSRTTSHRTTSHKSSSYRPTVFPYTTISHYNITNATNGTYCNGTNGTNFTCIVNASNATNSTFWLNGTNSTNGTNSTNSTSTTSHSLTKLPTSSKSLTTSKTTASGHITKGVMEALSTNDTTNTTDDATNTTSDSSSSSSASASSSSSSSSAASLVSQPVGISAVIAFFAVALSLTL, encoded by the coding sequence ATGTTGttcaaaatttcctttttggcTTTGATTGCTTCTGCTCTCGCTATGTCGATTAACTCTCCCACCAATGGTGACACTTGGCAAACCAACGGCGAGGAGCAAATCACCTGGAATGTCGTTTCCACTGATGAACCCAGTGCTGCTCTTTACTTGACCAACTTTGCTGTTTATCCCACCGTTACCCAATACTTGGACACTGTTGACACCAGCACTGGTTCTTACACCACCAACACCACCAACTGGCCCACTGGTCAAGGTTTCCAAATCAACATGGCTTACCCTGGTCGTCCTGAGCAAATTTATGCTCAATCTCAACAATTTAACATTGTTGAGGGTGctgcttcttcttcttcctcttcctcttcttcctccAGCTCTTTGGTTTCCTCCACAACCTCTTCTTCCAGCTCTGCCACTCCTTCGACCACTTcttcctcctcctcctcttcttcttcctcttcctcaTCCTCATCTAAAtcttcatcctcttcttccaaGTCTTCCTCTCGTAGCTCTTCTCGTACTACTTCTCACCGCACTACTTCCCATAAGTCCTCCTCTTATCGCCCTACTGTATTCCCTTACACCACCATCTCTCACTACAACATTACCAATGCTACCAATGGTACATATTGCAATGGTACTAACGGTACTAACTTCACTTGCATCGTCAATGCTTCTAATGCCACCAACTCTACTTTCTGGTTGAATGGTACCAACTCTACCAACGGTACCAACTCTACCAACTCCACCAGTACCACTTCTCACAGTTTGACCAAGCTCCCTACTAGCAGCAAGAGTTTGACTACTTCTAAGACCACTGCTAGCGGACATATCACAAAAGGTGTAATGGAGGCCCTTAGCACCAATGACACTACCAACACCACTGATGACGCTACCAACACCACCTCTGACTCCAGCTCTTCTAGCTCAGCCAGTGCCTCTAGCTCTTCCAGCTCATCATCTGCTGCCTCTTTAGTCAGCCAACCTGTTGGTATTTCTGCTGTGATTGCATTCTTTGCTGTCGCTCTCTCTCTCACTCTTTAA
- the spb70 gene encoding DNA polymerase alpha B-subunit produces MEFPIDDEELLDERNKLLQICNMDEQTMFYKWESWCLQRGNTPKLDLDTFKAFAKDMKFQMERQVKATLKQNPERKSIKQIPGMNIDSILGLPVKTTASGDSLMQESKPSTETFELNSSDAGRVLEVLNKELKIVTSKPSAPSKLVIVANFDLKAFNYRIMYQKLYDSSEVLDDRIELFSALTCRKYNISDEDLANPSELTQEPVVVVGRIVVESTNLGGRLNQNSILLESSRRLGAGVRVRLKVDDLPSYSIFPGQIVSVKGSNPSGNMFIAKEILPIPPLPFPSSSKQEHATFVANTNNQPISIYIASGPWSLRDDLSFSPLKSMISYVNKNPVDLVILCGPFLDINHILIRTGNITGTSATSLEELFKERVTPILSQLTCPCILIPHINDAASDHPAWPQDAFNRVALGLPSNFKCFPNPCMFSINDVVFGVSTNDILLHTSREELFRLPSHGNLFARLVSHVLHQRHFYPLFPGGSLEKCNPSNLDIAHLKLGEFLNTMPDILILPSDLRYFVKNVENVVSLNPGKATKGINLGTFAKLTIAPLELGDNGSSNHYSHRVWLRTKAEILKL; encoded by the exons atggaatttcCTATCGATGATGAGGAATTGCTAGATGAGCGAAATAAACTTCTCCAAATTTGCAATATGGACGAGCAAACAATGTTCTACAAGTGGGAGTCCTGGTGTTTGCAACGAGGAAATACACCAAAACTCGACCTTGACACATTCAAGGCCTTTGCTAAAGAcatgaaatttcaaatggAGAGGCAGGTAAAAGCCACACTTAAACAGAATCCTGAAAGAAAATCGATAAAGCAAATCCCGGGAATGAATATTGATAGCAT ACTAGGTCTACCAGTGAAGACCACCGCATCAGGCGACTCGTTGATGCAAGAGTCTAAACCATCTACCGAAACTTTCGAATTGAATTCCAGTGACGCTGGAAGGGTTTTGgaagttttaaataaagaattaaaaattgtaacTTCAAAACCTTCAGCTCCATCCAAGCTGGTTATCGTAGCGAATTTTGATCTCAAGGCATTTAATTACAGGATCATGTATCAAAAGCTTTATGATTCTTCTGAAGTTCTGGATGATCGCATTGAGCTTTTTAGTGCATTAACTTGCAGAAAATACAACATAAGTGATGAAGATTTGGCAAATCCTAGCGAACTTACTCAAGAACCCGTTGTAGTTGTAGGACGAATTGTTGTCGAAAGTACCAATTTAGGTGGAAGACTCAACCAAAATAGCATTTTACTTGAAAGTTCAAGACGTCTAGGCGCTGGTGTTCGAGTTCGTTTGAAGGTGGATGATCTACCAAGTTACTCAATATTTCCTGGTCAAATTGTTTCAGTTAAAGGATCCAATCCTAGCGGTAACATGTTTATCGCCAAGGAAATCCTTCCTATACCTCCTTTGCCGTTCCCAAGTTCATCTAAACAGGAGCACGCTACCTTTGTTGCTAATACAAATAATCAGCCAATTTCTATATATATTGCATCTGGACCTTGGTCTCTCCGTGATGATCTCTCTTTTTCCCctttaaaatcaatgatttcatatgtaaataaaaatcctGTTGACTTGGTTATTCTATGTGGTCCATTCTTGGATATTAATCATATACTAATACGTACCGGAAACATTACAGGAACGTCTGCGACTTCTTTGGAAGAGTTGTTTAAAGAGCGTGTCACACCCATATTAAGCCAGCTAACTTGTCCTTGTATTTTAATTCCTCACATCAATGATGCTGCTTCAGATCATCCTGCATGGCCACAGGATGCATTTAATCGGGTGGCCTTAGGTCTTCCATCT AACTTCAAATGCTTCCCGAATCCTTGCATGTTTTCCATTAATGATGTCGTCTTTGGTGTGTCAACCAACGATATACTCCTTCACACATCTAGAGAAGAGTTATTTCGTCTACCTTCTCATGGTAACTTATTTGCACGTTTGGTTTCTCACGTACTTCACCAAAGGCATTTTTATCCCTTATTCCCTGGAGGTTCTCTTGAAAAGTGCAACCCTTCAAACTTAGATATCGCACATCTTAAACTTGGTGAATTCCTAAATACTATGCCGGACATACTAATTTTACCAAGTGATTTACGTTATTTCGTAAAG AACGTTGAAAACGTTGTATCATTGAATCCTGGTAAAGCGACCAAAGGGATTAATTTGGGCacttttgcaaaattaacTATCGCGCCATTAGAGCTCGGGGATAATGGTTCTTCTAATCATTATTCACATCGTGTATGGCTTCGAACCAAGGcagaaattttaaaactatGA